Proteins encoded together in one Thermococcus barophilus MP window:
- a CDS encoding formate--phosphoribosylaminoimidazolecarboxamide ligase encodes MEWKIATYASHSALQILKGAKDEGFKTVAFGREKVKPLYTKYFPVADEYLIGECPEEELLKRNAIVIPHGSFVAHLGIEKVESMKVLYYGNKAVLRWESDRKLERKWLEKAKLKIPRVYNDPDNIDKPVIVKFHGAKGGKGYFLAKNPEDFWTKAEKAGIKNKEQLKEVQIQEYIIGVPVYPHYFYSKLNDGLELMSIDRRYETNVDGIGRILARDQLELSLENSYVVVGNIPIVLRESLLMKVIEMGERVVKAAEKLMGGLWGPFCLETILTDELEFVVFEISARIVAGTNPFINGSPYTWLKYKKPMSTGRRIAIEIKQAIEENRLDEILT; translated from the coding sequence ATGGAGTGGAAGATAGCAACTTATGCCTCTCATTCGGCACTTCAGATTTTAAAGGGTGCAAAGGATGAGGGATTCAAAACCGTAGCTTTTGGAAGGGAAAAAGTCAAACCTCTATACACCAAATATTTTCCAGTTGCTGATGAGTATTTAATAGGGGAATGTCCCGAAGAAGAACTTTTGAAAAGAAATGCGATAGTAATTCCACACGGGTCTTTTGTTGCTCACCTCGGAATTGAGAAAGTTGAGAGCATGAAGGTTCTGTACTATGGAAATAAAGCAGTCCTTAGGTGGGAAAGTGACAGGAAATTAGAGAGAAAATGGCTCGAAAAAGCAAAGCTGAAAATACCAAGAGTCTACAACGACCCCGATAATATTGACAAGCCTGTAATAGTTAAATTTCATGGAGCAAAAGGTGGAAAAGGTTATTTTTTAGCAAAAAATCCTGAAGATTTCTGGACAAAAGCTGAAAAAGCTGGAATCAAAAATAAAGAGCAGCTTAAGGAGGTTCAAATCCAAGAATACATAATTGGAGTTCCAGTATATCCACACTACTTCTACTCAAAGCTCAATGATGGGCTTGAGCTTATGAGCATTGACAGAAGGTACGAAACAAATGTAGACGGAATTGGAAGGATTCTGGCAAGAGATCAGCTTGAGCTCAGTTTAGAAAATTCCTACGTGGTCGTGGGGAACATTCCAATTGTCTTGAGGGAGAGCCTTTTGATGAAAGTTATAGAGATGGGTGAAAGAGTTGTTAAAGCTGCAGAGAAGCTTATGGGAGGTCTTTGGGGACCTTTTTGCTTAGAGACAATCCTCACAGATGAGCTTGAATTTGTGGTGTTTGAGATCTCTGCAAGAATAGTTGCAGGAACGAATCCTTTCATTAACGGTTCCCCTTACACCTGGTTAAAGTATAAAAAGCCAATGAGCACTGGAAGGAGGATTGCAATAGAGATAAAGCAGGCTATTGAAGAGAATAGACTGGATGAAATTTTGACATAA
- a CDS encoding DUF2341 domain-containing protein — MEGAIMKRRGFFLNSVVLLLLIPLLLLLATYEDVSSQVIQAQSVRTQAERTYRVASFLELDFQKALEISGKRAIITIIDYVSVTGDFISPTYMVNNTIRDLILEGTSPSLIGYDPNRVMRGQSLRRWLLNISADLRDQGFNISPSIDEILNSMEITVAPLDSFRVVIKARIPNITIRDVSGRIVYTGAIPSNGGYIYSIVDVQNLEDPIFSAMTGGRYYRSIRACPYSFPELLDKPIKVLEGNGSSTVDHFVEEFSRTVDPDRIYFGDYYPGTGAAAYVLLNNPEQNVTEPIVFNTTLNGRRTSPLEVFNEGDMGVLVFGNVSGAGGTGTATSWCSLLEYRLNVTIQNRINQELKNFQVPITIDSTTLPDPALTTFFRTADSDGDNIPIIEFYDENCNPMNFWVEKWDTNTKQAVIWVNVTIPANSQITIAIYFDSNGVETLGDPDKVFDFYDDFEGSSLDTTKWTTNTNQYSLENGLIKMWGNWNNQYYINTLKSFAPNVIIEGVWRLGGYTYWRGRRIFSYDTDLTIGLVPSETSTWLDDSAIYAWYDGYDYNLNPWNYKTLRIYGSYIPNLQQIQSTDWQNFEIIYTNTQIQFWDSYTNTWLIGSVYPPLSSFHLQIAADTDSDTRYGYIDWIRVRKYAPTPPTVMISQNIETKPSSTTTATTTSSARAYDIQPFIDCIMDQRYFGIYNAPSFFERLEGSTINHAAYEALAHQLQDELGVKYGSQYYPIGLVSFMIPDPTYDQKLFDLFNTLGLSIEEGQTSFDYYFLQYYFKGGAKVTGYRMWGVSQGVTSQGDLSSVPFFIDNQTAVAIFGVQGAQDLLQR; from the coding sequence ATGGAGGGAGCAATAATGAAGAGGAGGGGCTTTTTCTTAAATTCTGTAGTTCTCTTGCTCCTGATTCCTCTGCTTTTGCTTTTGGCTACTTATGAGGATGTTTCCTCTCAAGTTATTCAAGCTCAGAGTGTAAGAACCCAAGCCGAAAGAACGTATAGAGTTGCCTCTTTTTTGGAGTTGGATTTTCAAAAAGCTCTGGAAATTTCTGGAAAAAGGGCGATTATCACGATCATTGATTATGTATCTGTGACAGGAGACTTTATCTCTCCCACTTACATGGTAAACAATACGATAAGGGATTTAATTCTTGAGGGCACATCTCCAAGTTTAATTGGCTATGATCCAAATAGAGTTATGAGGGGACAGAGTCTTAGAAGATGGCTCCTCAACATCAGTGCTGATTTAAGGGATCAGGGATTTAACATCAGCCCCTCCATTGATGAAATACTGAACTCTATGGAGATTACAGTTGCTCCTTTGGACTCCTTCAGGGTAGTTATAAAAGCCAGGATACCCAACATAACAATACGGGATGTCTCAGGCAGGATAGTTTATACCGGAGCGATCCCAAGTAATGGGGGTTATATTTACTCAATAGTTGATGTTCAGAATCTTGAAGATCCTATATTTTCTGCAATGACTGGTGGTAGATATTACAGATCAATTAGGGCATGTCCATATTCTTTCCCAGAGCTTTTAGATAAGCCAATTAAAGTTTTAGAGGGGAATGGGAGTAGCACCGTTGATCATTTTGTGGAAGAGTTTTCAAGAACGGTTGATCCAGATAGAATATACTTTGGAGATTATTATCCTGGAACGGGAGCAGCGGCGTATGTTTTGTTAAATAATCCAGAACAGAATGTCACCGAACCTATTGTTTTTAACACAACATTAAATGGAAGAAGAACTTCTCCCTTAGAGGTTTTCAATGAAGGAGATATGGGCGTGTTGGTCTTTGGAAACGTAAGCGGAGCGGGTGGAACAGGAACAGCGACAAGTTGGTGTTCACTTTTGGAATACAGATTAAATGTGACAATACAAAACAGAATTAATCAAGAGTTAAAAAACTTTCAAGTTCCAATTACTATTGACAGCACAACTCTCCCCGACCCTGCTTTGACAACGTTCTTCAGAACTGCAGACAGCGATGGAGACAACATTCCAATTATTGAGTTCTATGATGAAAACTGCAATCCGATGAACTTCTGGGTGGAGAAATGGGATACCAATACCAAACAAGCTGTGATCTGGGTCAATGTTACTATTCCTGCGAACTCTCAGATAACTATTGCAATATACTTTGATTCAAATGGAGTAGAGACACTTGGAGATCCAGATAAAGTGTTTGATTTCTATGATGATTTTGAGGGAAGCTCTTTGGATACAACAAAATGGACAACAAATACAAATCAATATTCACTTGAAAATGGGCTCATTAAGATGTGGGGAAACTGGAACAACCAGTACTACATAAATACTCTCAAGAGTTTTGCTCCAAATGTGATTATTGAAGGCGTTTGGAGGCTTGGAGGGTATACATATTGGAGAGGTCGAAGAATATTTAGTTATGATACTGACTTAACAATAGGTCTTGTTCCTTCAGAAACCTCTACTTGGTTAGATGATTCTGCCATTTATGCATGGTATGATGGGTATGACTATAACTTGAATCCTTGGAACTACAAAACATTAAGAATATATGGGAGTTACATCCCCAATCTACAACAAATACAATCTACAGATTGGCAGAATTTTGAAATTATCTACACTAACACTCAAATACAATTTTGGGATTCTTATACAAACACTTGGCTAATTGGAAGTGTATATCCCCCTCTATCAAGCTTCCATTTGCAGATTGCGGCAGATACTGACTCAGATACAAGATATGGATATATCGACTGGATACGTGTTCGCAAATATGCACCAACTCCTCCTACTGTCATGATATCCCAAAATATAGAAACAAAACCCTCATCCACAACAACGGCTACAACAACATCAAGTGCAAGAGCCTATGATATCCAACCTTTTATAGACTGTATTATGGATCAGCGATATTTTGGCATTTACAATGCCCCATCTTTCTTTGAAAGACTCGAGGGAAGCACAATTAATCATGCTGCATATGAAGCCTTAGCTCACCAGTTACAGGATGAGCTCGGGGTTAAGTATGGAAGTCAGTATTACCCAATTGGACTGGTCAGTTTCATGATACCAGATCCCACATATGATCAGAAACTCTTTGATCTCTTCAATACCCTGGGACTCTCTATAGAGGAAGGACAAACGAGCTTTGACTATTATTTCCTCCAATATTACTTCAAAGGAGGAGCAAAAGTAACTGGTTATAGAATGTGGGGAGTTTCCCAAGGAGTTACTTCTCAGGGAGATTTGAGCAGTGTGCCATTTTTCATAGATAATCAAACAGCTGTAGCCATATTTGGAGTCCAGGGGGCTCAGGATTTACTTCAGAGGTGA
- a CDS encoding DUF2101 family protein, which yields MNPEELFYKVGEFVEATWERVKDFTNPKPQEKPPSFKLLRKLVKKKVTVHELLVLKLQLTFLFYMFLALLLVVFLPNELYLVILTAVYFIYLRVIFRKYREFFIEHEPYQVFYYSISIIGFLAFFGYVLLKRFSLDIRYSLGYLVFVFVAVLMFRFYFKSKYGRDWTYGVIEDIKENVVKISVHDDIRANVKPGEYWVDKVPDVEIGRIVKVLVEERAFRGAVPTKIIEVYLSDQPSSSKASTEAKEDKESNKSL from the coding sequence ATGAATCCTGAGGAACTGTTCTACAAAGTAGGTGAGTTCGTGGAGGCAACATGGGAAAGGGTAAAAGATTTCACAAACCCAAAACCTCAGGAAAAGCCACCATCCTTTAAGCTTCTGAGAAAGCTCGTAAAAAAGAAGGTTACAGTTCACGAATTATTAGTTCTAAAACTTCAGTTAACTTTTCTTTTCTATATGTTCTTAGCTCTGCTACTTGTGGTTTTCCTGCCAAATGAGTTATATTTAGTTATTTTGACGGCGGTATATTTTATATATCTGAGAGTGATATTCCGCAAATATAGAGAGTTTTTTATTGAACATGAGCCGTATCAGGTATTTTATTATTCCATTAGCATCATAGGATTCCTTGCATTTTTTGGATATGTGCTTTTGAAAAGATTTTCTTTAGACATTCGTTATTCGTTAGGCTATCTTGTCTTTGTTTTTGTTGCCGTTCTAATGTTTAGATTTTATTTTAAATCAAAATACGGCAGAGATTGGACTTATGGTGTTATAGAGGATATTAAAGAAAATGTTGTGAAAATTAGTGTGCATGATGACATCAGAGCAAACGTTAAGCCCGGAGAATACTGGGTTGATAAAGTGCCTGATGTTGAAATCGGAAGAATCGTGAAAGTTTTAGTTGAGGAAAGGGCATTTAGGGGAGCAGTGCCAACAAAGATAATTGAAGTTTATTTAAGCGACCAACCTTCATCGTCAAAAGCCTCAACAGAAGCAAAAGAGGACAAGGAAAGCAACAAAAGCTTGTAA
- a CDS encoding FtsZ/tubulin family protein, whose protein sequence is MRALIIGIGQCGTKIADLFALVDFEAIAINTSKSDLEYLKHIPQERRILIGESLTGGKGVNANPVLGREAMKRDLSLVMRKMNSVIGYEDVDIFFLTFGFGGGTGAGGTPVLAEALKEEYPDSLVVAIGALPLKEEGIRPTINAAITIDKLSKFADSIIAIDNNKLKETGMDISGAYEKINYTIVERIASLLALIDVPGEQTLDASDLKFVLKAFGSFATVGYAKAEANKVKNLSRLILKSFENEGLYLDANIESALYGLVAIHGPPELLKANEIFEALDYLAQKIKGKQIFRGFYPDPREREVEVVTLLSGIYESKSIEDIILTAKRYAQSFIKAKEEAEVRKRELLSGLPDFDDLYPGEINE, encoded by the coding sequence GTGAGGGCTTTAATAATAGGGATTGGGCAGTGTGGGACTAAGATAGCAGACTTGTTTGCATTAGTTGACTTTGAGGCTATAGCGATAAACACATCGAAAAGTGATCTGGAATACCTGAAACATATTCCCCAAGAGCGCAGGATACTCATTGGGGAAAGCCTAACTGGAGGGAAAGGTGTAAATGCGAATCCAGTATTAGGCAGGGAAGCTATGAAGCGGGACTTATCTTTGGTCATGAGAAAGATGAATTCAGTAATCGGATATGAGGATGTTGACATATTCTTCTTAACATTTGGCTTTGGAGGAGGCACCGGGGCAGGAGGGACGCCAGTTTTAGCTGAAGCCCTCAAGGAGGAATACCCGGACTCTCTTGTTGTGGCTATAGGTGCATTGCCTCTGAAAGAAGAGGGGATAAGACCAACTATAAATGCAGCAATAACAATTGACAAGCTCTCAAAGTTTGCCGATTCAATAATTGCAATAGATAACAACAAGCTAAAAGAAACGGGGATGGACATAAGCGGGGCATATGAAAAGATAAACTATACAATAGTTGAGCGCATCGCCTCACTTTTGGCTTTAATTGATGTTCCTGGTGAGCAGACACTGGATGCCAGTGATTTGAAATTTGTACTTAAAGCCTTTGGTAGCTTTGCTACAGTTGGCTATGCAAAAGCAGAGGCGAATAAAGTCAAAAACCTCTCCCGTTTAATCCTCAAATCTTTTGAGAATGAGGGCCTTTACCTTGATGCAAACATAGAGTCCGCTCTATATGGATTGGTAGCAATTCATGGACCACCAGAACTTTTGAAAGCAAATGAGATATTCGAGGCATTGGATTATCTCGCCCAGAAAATTAAAGGAAAGCAGATATTCAGAGGATTTTATCCTGATCCGAGAGAAAGGGAGGTCGAGGTAGTAACCCTTCTTAGCGGGATATATGAAAGTAAAAGCATAGAGGACATTATTTTGACAGCTAAGCGTTATGCTCAGTCTTTTATTAAGGCAAAAGAAGAAGCAGAAGTGAGAAAAAGAGAGCTCTTATCTGGTTTACCAGATTTTGATGACCTTTATCCTGGTGAGATAAATGAGTGA
- a CDS encoding prenyltransferase/squalene oxidase repeat-containing protein, with translation MKKRALSLMLVIFIITSYGLVGAKPILDGSVEFLTKTKNLANTTQEISLVLLALTSAQGKVDYNLIENITYIANILVSWQNPDGGWGYFKGSVSNVVDTSYAVIALSKVLHLYEKGTPEYSKIFHALDDGISFLLSSYSGSGWGYVPKTEPEFYPTVMAIWALGENGFRVDHPYIKRSLSYIANVEEYGIDKYKALALELLAFKSVGKDIDTNLVGEIKKALESENLSVSDRALLTYALVDYEDVNFDVAKALLILESLKKGQSTFYWSDEPKLFSQAHLFEASSYAALSFALISDKLSQGLENPFKTSCEALKSAQNPDGGWSYYYGFPSNEKATYYTLKALKLCYFRDPSIEKGLKWVRAKYEEDKLIARKNKEIYSPYVYALLTLLEFNMLNETEKDENIKLIESIQLDTGKWGDFLGPQPYDTALAIKALLALGVPSNSTEIQRAKNWLLSISKTGWGTYVDTGFYSYMLPPEVSVTLEVLEALAPISTKDELEPHLKWLLEQRTEDGGWANIREHYLIGVFQYKEKPTIELTIRAAELLAEFGYDYREDVLNWLMDKKHGGLWGDTVVDSALATQFLSQFKFIPKINLYDVIRLIPEQKFYVVYTDDRNLTAQQIKASIDKLFETNTTVEKFQGFGDANYIVLSDFGEFNIKDYNPYVKLEVDNETIHINGEEYSIKNTVVLIPGKTETGYILFVFYEKGLDDVVAKIFDSGLVKYLKGDALVVTYKDKNHDGVVDLDELTVKFLR, from the coding sequence ATGAAGAAACGTGCATTATCACTTATGTTGGTCATTTTCATTATAACTTCCTACGGACTTGTGGGAGCAAAGCCAATCTTAGACGGTTCTGTTGAGTTTTTAACAAAAACAAAGAATCTGGCTAATACAACACAAGAGATAAGCTTGGTGTTACTCGCACTAACATCTGCTCAGGGGAAAGTGGATTATAATCTCATTGAAAACATAACTTACATTGCCAATATACTGGTCTCATGGCAGAATCCCGATGGTGGGTGGGGGTATTTCAAAGGTAGTGTGAGTAATGTTGTTGATACCTCCTATGCGGTTATCGCACTGAGTAAGGTGCTCCATCTTTATGAGAAAGGTACTCCCGAATATTCAAAAATCTTCCACGCACTGGATGATGGCATTTCATTTCTGCTGAGTTCTTATTCAGGCAGCGGTTGGGGGTATGTTCCTAAGACAGAACCAGAGTTTTATCCAACAGTCATGGCAATTTGGGCTTTGGGAGAGAATGGCTTTAGGGTGGATCATCCCTACATCAAAAGGTCTCTCAGCTACATAGCTAATGTGGAGGAATATGGTATTGATAAATATAAAGCGTTGGCTTTGGAGTTGTTGGCTTTTAAGAGTGTGGGAAAAGACATTGATACAAACCTGGTAGGGGAGATAAAGAAGGCACTCGAATCGGAGAACCTAAGTGTAAGTGACAGGGCTCTGCTTACCTATGCTCTTGTGGATTATGAAGATGTTAACTTTGATGTCGCTAAAGCGCTCTTAATTTTGGAATCTTTAAAGAAAGGACAGTCCACATTCTACTGGAGTGATGAGCCAAAACTGTTTTCTCAGGCACATCTGTTTGAAGCTTCCTCCTATGCAGCGCTGAGTTTTGCATTAATAAGTGACAAGCTGAGCCAGGGGCTGGAAAACCCCTTTAAAACTTCCTGTGAGGCTTTGAAAAGTGCTCAAAATCCTGATGGTGGCTGGAGCTATTATTATGGTTTTCCATCTAATGAGAAGGCAACATACTATACACTAAAAGCTCTTAAATTATGCTATTTCAGAGACCCAAGCATTGAAAAAGGATTGAAGTGGGTAAGGGCAAAATACGAAGAAGACAAGTTAATTGCAAGGAAGAACAAGGAAATATATTCGCCCTATGTTTATGCTCTTCTGACACTTCTTGAATTTAACATGCTGAATGAAACAGAAAAAGATGAAAACATTAAACTTATAGAAAGTATTCAGCTTGATACAGGAAAGTGGGGGGACTTTTTGGGTCCTCAGCCTTATGATACTGCCTTGGCAATTAAGGCACTCCTTGCCCTTGGGGTTCCATCGAATAGTACCGAAATTCAAAGAGCAAAGAACTGGCTGCTTTCTATCTCAAAGACAGGATGGGGAACTTATGTGGATACCGGATTCTATTCCTACATGCTCCCCCCTGAGGTTTCTGTTACACTTGAAGTCCTTGAAGCTTTGGCACCAATTTCAACAAAAGACGAGCTGGAGCCTCATCTCAAATGGCTCCTTGAACAAAGAACGGAAGATGGGGGATGGGCAAATATAAGGGAACACTACTTGATTGGAGTATTCCAGTATAAAGAAAAGCCAACAATTGAGCTCACAATAAGAGCTGCAGAACTATTAGCGGAATTTGGGTATGATTACCGGGAGGATGTTCTGAATTGGCTTATGGATAAAAAGCACGGAGGTCTATGGGGAGATACAGTTGTTGATTCTGCATTAGCTACACAATTCCTCTCACAGTTTAAGTTTATACCCAAGATCAACCTCTATGATGTGATAAGACTAATCCCAGAGCAGAAGTTTTATGTGGTTTACACTGATGATAGGAACTTAACGGCCCAACAAATAAAAGCGTCTATCGACAAACTTTTCGAAACCAATACGACTGTTGAAAAGTTCCAAGGATTTGGAGATGCAAACTACATAGTGCTATCGGACTTCGGAGAGTTTAACATCAAGGATTATAACCCCTATGTGAAGCTTGAAGTGGACAATGAAACAATTCACATCAATGGAGAAGAATACAGCATTAAGAATACAGTTGTATTGATTCCAGGAAAGACTGAAACGGGCTACATACTCTTTGTTTTCTATGAAAAAGGTCTTGATGATGTTGTAGCCAAGATATTTGATTCCGGTTTGGTGAAGTACCTCAAAGGCGATGCATTGGTTGTGACCTATAAGGACAAGAACCATGATGGGGTTGTTGATTTAGATGAGCTGACTGTGAAGTTCTTGAGGTGA
- the guaA gene encoding glutamine-hydrolyzing GMP synthase: MWESFIEEKVKEIREKVGDGKAIIALSGGVDSSTAAILAHKAIGDKLYAVFVNTGFLRKGEPEFVIKTFRDEFGLNLIYVDAQERFFNALKGIVDPEQKRKIIGKVFIDVFEEVAKEIDAEFLIQGTIAPDWIESKGKIKSHHNVGGLPERLNLKLIEPLRDLYKDEVREVAKELGLPEKIYNRMPFPGPGLAVRVLGEVTPEKVAIVREANAIVEEEVEKAKLRPWQAFAVLLNVKTVGVQGDIRAYKETIAVRIVESLDGMTANAMNVPWEVLQRMAFRITSEIPQVGRVLYDITNKPPATIEFE, encoded by the coding sequence ATGTGGGAGAGCTTCATCGAAGAGAAAGTTAAAGAAATTAGAGAGAAAGTTGGAGATGGAAAGGCAATTATAGCTTTGTCCGGGGGAGTTGATAGCTCAACAGCAGCTATCTTGGCTCACAAAGCAATTGGAGATAAACTTTACGCTGTTTTTGTGAACACTGGATTTTTAAGGAAAGGAGAACCAGAATTCGTGATAAAAACATTCAGGGATGAGTTTGGGTTAAACTTGATCTACGTTGATGCTCAAGAACGCTTTTTCAATGCGTTGAAGGGAATTGTGGATCCAGAGCAGAAGAGAAAGATAATCGGAAAAGTTTTCATCGACGTATTTGAAGAAGTTGCTAAAGAAATAGATGCAGAGTTTTTGATTCAAGGGACAATTGCTCCAGACTGGATTGAGAGCAAAGGTAAGATAAAGAGCCACCACAACGTTGGAGGTCTTCCAGAAAGGCTAAATCTAAAGCTGATTGAACCTCTTCGTGATTTGTACAAAGATGAAGTGAGAGAAGTCGCAAAAGAACTTGGATTGCCAGAGAAAATCTATAATAGGATGCCTTTTCCAGGGCCAGGACTGGCTGTTAGGGTTTTAGGTGAAGTAACCCCCGAAAAAGTCGCTATTGTTAGAGAGGCAAATGCCATAGTAGAGGAAGAAGTTGAAAAAGCTAAATTAAGACCTTGGCAGGCTTTTGCCGTGCTCTTAAATGTAAAGACTGTCGGAGTTCAAGGCGATATAAGGGCTTACAAAGAGACAATAGCTGTTAGAATCGTTGAGAGCTTAGATGGGATGACCGCAAACGCAATGAACGTTCCCTGGGAAGTTCTGCAGAGAATGGCTTTTAGGATTACAAGCGAAATTCCTCAAGTAGGTAGAGTTCTTTACGATATAACAAACAAGCCTCCTGCAACGATAGAGTTTGAGTGA
- a CDS encoding GMP synthase subunit A: MIIIMDNHGQYVHRIWRTLRYLDVEAKIIPNTTPLEEIRAMKPKGIIFSGGPSLERTGNCEAILKNYEDFNVPILGICLGHQLIAKYFGGKVGRGEKAEYSLVEVEILEENDIFKGLPRRLKVWESHMDEVKELPKDFELLARSEFCEVEAMKHKKLPVYGVQFHPEVAHTEKGSEIYRNFAELCGEL; this comes from the coding sequence ATGATAATCATAATGGACAACCACGGACAATACGTTCACAGAATTTGGAGGACTCTACGGTACTTAGACGTTGAGGCAAAGATAATACCAAATACAACTCCTCTTGAGGAAATCAGGGCAATGAAGCCAAAGGGGATAATTTTTTCAGGAGGACCAAGCTTGGAAAGAACAGGTAATTGTGAAGCTATACTCAAAAATTATGAAGACTTCAATGTTCCCATTTTGGGGATTTGCCTCGGCCACCAGCTAATAGCAAAATATTTTGGCGGAAAAGTCGGGAGAGGGGAAAAAGCAGAATACAGCTTAGTTGAGGTCGAGATCTTAGAGGAAAATGACATCTTTAAAGGTTTACCGAGACGTTTAAAGGTCTGGGAAAGTCATATGGATGAGGTGAAAGAACTGCCAAAGGATTTTGAGCTTTTAGCAAGGAGCGAGTTCTGTGAAGTTGAGGCAATGAAGCACAAAAAATTGCCTGTTTATGGAGTCCAGTTCCATCCTGAAGTTGCACACACAGAAAAGGGAAGTGAAATATATAGAAACTTTGCTGAGCTTTGTGGCGAACTTTGA
- a CDS encoding class III signal peptide-containing protein, which produces MKKAQISLEFMLIFGILLILLAYSINNITFSQKSQSNELLRVQVSLEAKSLANSISNTISQVYAQGPGSKATSYITLRYLRDENYLKKSFNLSGSPEIFITYLNGTYVGIVDTANNSLVTSGAGKNTFWSQSLYRTDLTGSAGFTPSGTAIYNGNIVNGILIANPAQLPTTLVIIVEWIPGNGNTWVLDMTAGELRITIDPGG; this is translated from the coding sequence ATGAAGAAGGCGCAGATTTCATTGGAGTTCATGTTGATATTTGGTATACTGCTTATCCTGCTGGCGTATTCCATTAATAATATAACTTTCAGTCAGAAGTCACAGTCAAATGAATTACTTCGTGTTCAGGTCAGCTTAGAAGCCAAAAGCCTCGCAAATTCAATTTCAAACACAATTTCTCAAGTTTATGCTCAGGGGCCAGGCTCCAAGGCAACCTCTTACATCACTCTGAGATACCTCAGGGATGAAAATTACCTGAAAAAATCATTTAATCTAAGTGGAAGTCCAGAGATATTTATAACGTATCTCAATGGAACTTATGTTGGGATAGTTGATACTGCTAATAACAGCCTTGTAACGAGCGGGGCTGGAAAAAACACTTTCTGGAGCCAGTCATTATATAGAACTGATCTTACGGGAAGTGCAGGGTTTACTCCGAGTGGAACTGCTATCTATAATGGAAACATAGTTAATGGCATTTTAATTGCAAATCCAGCCCAGCTTCCAACGACTCTTGTAATTATTGTTGAGTGGATTCCAGGAAATGGAAACACTTGGGTGCTTGATATGACAGCCGGTGAGCTTAGAATAACCATAGATCCTGGTGGGTGA